CTTCCCCATCCCTGAGGTCCCTGTGCTTATAATCTGGGTCATGGCCCCCACTTTCCTCCTATAGGCCACACTGTCTTCACTCTTGCTCCCACCCCACTCAGGATGGGGGTACTAGGTCACACCTCATCTTGCAGTCACAGCCCCTTTCTTGGGTCTTCCCTCTATTCCTCAccctccctctccaatttctcGCCATCCAAGTCAGTGGCCTCCTCCTCTCCACTGGGCTCCCGGAGGCTGACAGCCAGCACCAGGGCCTGAAGGAGaccaaagaggcaggcaaagtgCAGGGGGTGAGCAGTAAGTAGGCTCAACACAGCATGGAGCCCATGCAGGGCAGCCAGAAAGGACAGCAGCCCATGCAGCCAGAGGCCCAGCGGTCCACGCAGGCCCAATGCATCCAAAGCTGCCCTCAGAGGCCTTGAGCACAGCCCCAGCAGGGCTGAGGCCAGCAGCTCCAGCAGGTGGAGAGTCAGGTTGGTTGAGATCTGCAGACACTCCTCGGGGCCCCCCAGGTACTGCAAGGGAGCTCCTGCTCCCCTACCTGGATCCCCCCGCAGCCAGCCCAGCAGCTTCTGACGCCGTCCTGGCTTCTCCACTGGGGCTTCTGGCCCAGGGGGGCTTAGTATCCCTTCAGGGGACACTCCAGGTCTGGTGCCACTTGAGCCCACTGGATCCTGGCCCTGTTTGAGAACAGTCCCTCCAGTCCCCGGTCTCCCAGACTCTTGAGTGTTAGAGACAGTCTTGTCCCACTTGAAGGAATCCATTCTGTTGCTTCGCAGTTGCTCATCTTGGACCTCCCTACTTGGTTCTGGAGCAGCCTCAGAGCTCCTCCGTGATCCTGGGTCCTTGGTCTTGAGAGGCCCCACATCTCCCATGGTTTCTGGGGCACTATCCCAGTCACTCCCTGAATTCTCAGAGGAGCTGTCCGCTCGTCTGAGTTCTGGGGCAGGCAAGTCGGGCTTCGTTGGTTTCCGGCGGCCCCAAGGGCGAGGTAGCCAGCCACTAAGCCGTCGCAGGAACATGGTTGGGATGTGGAGTGAGCCCCCAAATTCTGGAGCTGCTTCCTGGAACTGCTTCTATTCTGTTTGGAACTCAGCCCTCAAGTTTGGGGGCTGAGTGTCTCCTCGGAAGCCAAAGTCTGTTCAAGCTCAGAACAACTGCTGTTTCGTGAGTCCTACTCTGAATTCACAAGTGGCTCCCCCCTTCTCTTTGCCTCAAGTGTGGCAAATGGCTTGTTCCTTTTCAGTTTTGAGGTAAAGTGGGGAAGCACATCCAAATTTATTCACCACCACCCCAAAACACAAGATTCAGGCCAAGAATCCCCAGGACCTGACAAGGCCTGGGTCACCCCCACGGTGTCCTCCCTGGGTTTCTGGGTTTCCTTTCCTACAGGCAGCACCCC
The sequence above is drawn from the Mustela nigripes isolate SB6536 chromosome 5, MUSNIG.SB6536, whole genome shotgun sequence genome and encodes:
- the C5H6orf47 gene encoding uncharacterized protein C6orf47 homolog, with the translated sequence MFLRRLSGWLPRPWGRRKPTKPDLPAPELRRADSSSENSGSDWDSAPETMGDVGPLKTKDPGSRRSSEAAPEPSREVQDEQLRSNRMDSFKWDKTVSNTQESGRPGTGGTVLKQGQDPVGSSGTRPGVSPEGILSPPGPEAPVEKPGRRQKLLGWLRGDPGRGAGAPLQYLGGPEECLQISTNLTLHLLELLASALLGLCSRPLRAALDALGLRGPLGLWLHGLLSFLAALHGLHAVLSLLTAHPLHFACLFGLLQALVLAVSLREPSGEEEATDLDGEKLEREGEE